The following are encoded in a window of Balaenoptera ricei isolate mBalRic1 chromosome 1, mBalRic1.hap2, whole genome shotgun sequence genomic DNA:
- the GNB1 gene encoding guanine nucleotide-binding protein G(I)/G(S)/G(T) subunit beta-1 — MSELDQLRQEAEQLKNQIRDARKACADATLSQITNNVDPVGRIQMRTRRTLRGHLAKIYAMHWGTDSRLLVSASQDGKLIIWDSYTTNKVHAIPLRSSWVMTCAYAPSGNYVACGGLDNICSIYNLKTREGNVRVSRELAGHTGYLSCCRFLDDNQIVTSSGDTTCALWDIETGQQTTTFTGHTGDVMSLSLAPDTRLFVSGACDASAKLWDVREGMCRQTFTGHESDINAICFFPNGNAFATGSDDATCRLFDLRADQELMTYSHDNIICGITSVSFSKSGRLLLAGYDDFNCNVWDALKADRAGVLAGHDNRVSCLGVTDDGMAVATGSWDSFLKIWN; from the exons atcacAAACAACGTCGACCCAGTGGGAAGAATCCAGATGCGTACCAGGAGGACGCTGAGGGGGCACTTGGCCAAAATCTACGCCATGCACTGGGGCACGGATTCCAG gcTTCTAGTTAGTGCCTCACAGGATGGTAAGCTTATCATCTGGGATAGCTACACCACAAACAAG GTTCATGCCATCCCTCTGCGTTCCTCGTGGGTCATGACATGTGCATATGCCCCTTCTGGCAACTATGTGGCCTGCGGTGGCCTGGATAACATTTGCTCCATTTACAATCTGAAAACTCGTGAAGGGAATGTACGTGTGAGTCGTGAACTGGCTGGACATACAG GTTACCTGTCCTGCTGCCGTTTTCTGGATGACAATCAGATTGTTACCAGCTCTGGAGACACCACCTG TGCCCTGTGGGACATTGAGACCGGCCAGCAGACGACCACGTTCACTGGACACACCGGCGATGTCATGAGCCTTTCGCTTGCTCCGGACACCAGACTGTTTGTCTCTGGTGCTTGTGATGCTTCAGCCAAACTCTGGGACGTGCGAGAAGGGATGTGCCGGCAGACCTTCACCGGCCACGAGTCCGACATCAACGCCATCTGT TTCTTTCCAAACGGCAATGCGTTTGCCACTGGCTCGGACGACGCTACCTGCAGGCTGTTCGACCTCCGTGCGGATCAGGAGCTCATGACTTATTCCCATGACAACATCATCTGCGGGATCACCTCCGTCTCCTTCTCCAAGAGCGGGCGCCTCCTCCTCGCAGGGTACGACGACTTCAACTGCAACGTCTGGGACGCCCTCAAGGCCGACAGGGCAG GGGTCTTGGCCGGGCATGACAACCGCGTCAGCTGCCTGGGGGTGACTGACGACGGGATGGCCGTGGCAACAGGGTCCTGGGACAGCTTCCTCAAGATCTGGAACTAA